Part of the Cellulomonas taurus genome, ACGCCTGCGCTGGGGCTGACGGCGGGCGTTGGGGTGCCGCACTGGCTGACCGCTCGCGTCATGCGGGGCGGTGAGCGGTGGTCTGCTGTGGTCGGCTGCGTGCCAGGAGCGCGCCCGCATTCCAGCCGGGCGCGCGGTGCCCGGCAGGAGGCTCGATGGGAGAAACATCGGAACGCTCCAGGAGCCACGCGACGACCGAGTTCGACGTCCACATCTCCCCTGCTCCACCTTCGTCGCGTCCCCAGGTGTATGCCGGCACGTCGGCGAGATCCTCGAAGACCCGTCCCGACAACTCGAAGTCGTCGCTGACCTGCAGCACTTCTGACGAGGTGTCGGGTTCGAGCACCACTCGCAGCTCGTAGCGGAACATCGGGCACCACCGGAGGATGCGTGACCCGACCGGGCCCACCGTGATGACATGGCGCTGCTTGACGGCCTTGCCCCACGTCGGGCTCATGTCGACGGTCCGGGGGGCGCCGTCGACCACGACCTCGAGCAGAGCGTGGACGAGCACCTGGGGTGCCCGGTGCTCCCGTGCGGCGACCGTGCGCTCCCACCAGGCGCTGGTGCACCGCGCAACGCGACCACCGGCACCGACCGGCGCCCACCGCACTCGTGCCACCACGTCCACGACGTTCATCTCAGCACTGCTCCGTCCAGGGTCCGCGGGGCGATGGTCCTGTGATGCAGCAGATTCCCAAGGTGAGGACTCGGAGACGGGGCTCCAGCCCTTGAGTCGCTGGACCGCCGACGCGGAATGGAGCCGCGCCGAAGCCGTGCATGCGTCGGTGCGCCTGGCCCGCGGCCCCGTCTAGCTGGCGTTCGGCACGTCGCCGCACGCGTACCAGCCGCCGGGCTGGTCTTCGGGATGCACCCACTCGCCACCGTCCACACCTGTCCAGTGGCTTCTCGCGTCCTCCCCGTGGCTCGGAGTGCGGTGGGCGAGGAGTACGACCGATCCTGATAGACGCAGGTGCCAGTAGTGGTCTGCGTCGTGCATCTGGCCAGCAGCGGTTCGTCCCGCGGTCCGAGTTCTGGTCGAGGATGCTTCGGAGCTCGTCGAGGCGTGGGTGGTGATGTCCCGGCTCCGTGGCATCGGGGTTCGGCGAAGCCGGGGGTTTGAGTCAGCTGCGCGGCAGCCCCGTCGCGCGGGCGATCAGGGCGTCGTACTGACGGTCGGTGAGCAGCCCGCGAGCGGCGATCAAGGGCTTGGCCCCGAAGCCGACGGCGTACCGCGTCTTGGGTCGCCGGGCGGTCACCGCCTTCGCGATCGCGTCGGCGATCACCGAGGGCGGCGAGTTGCGGTTGGCATTGCCCTCCGAGCGCAGGGACGTGGCGACGGCGGCCGACTGTGTGGCGTAGGCCCCGGACCCGCCGGTCTTGTCCAGGTGGTCCGCCGCGATGCCGCCCCACTCGGTGGCGATGCCTCCCGGCTCGATGACGACCACGTCGATGCCGAATGGCGCGACCTCCATGCGCAGGCAGTCGCTGAGCGCCTCCAGGGCGAACTTGGTGCCGTGGTACCAGCCGCCGAGCGGGGTGTGCAGCTTGCCGCCCATCGAGGTGATGTTGACGATCGTGCCGGACCTCTGCGCGCGCATGTAGGGAAGGACGAGCTGGGCCAACCGCATGGCTCCGAAGACGTTGACCTCGAACTGCCGTCGCCCCTCTTCGATGTCGACGTCCTCGATCGCGCCGTAGGAGCCGTACCCGGCGTTGTTCACGAGGACGTCGATCCGCCCGGTCTCACCGATGATCCGCTGCACGCCGGCGGCCATCGACCCATCGTCGGTGACGTCCATCGCCAGGGCGCGCACGCCGTCCGCCGACAGCTCCTTGAGCCGGTCGGTGCGCCGGGCGGCGCCGTAGACCGTGTACCCGAGCGACGTGAGCCTGCGGGCCGTGGACTCCCCGATGCCGGACGACGCCCCCGTGACGAGCGCAACCTTGGTGGTCATGGTCTTCCTCCCGATGTAAGATGAATCTGGGTTCACTACCTATCCTGAACGCTGATTCAGCTTCGCGCAACCCCAAGGAGATCGATGAGCCAGACGAGTTCGGCACGCGCGCCTCGCGCCGACGCGGTGCGGAACCGCCTGAAGATCCTCACCGCCGCCCAGGAGGAGATCACCGAGCGCGGTCCGGAGGTTGGGATGGTCGAGATCGCCCGCGCCGCAGGTGTGGCGGTCGGGACTCTGTACCGACACTTCCCCACCAAGGCCGACCTGGTCGCGGCTGTCATGTCCCTCTACGTCGCCGACGTGGCCGAGGACGCCACGGCTTCTCTGGCGCGTGTCGAGGCGGGCGAGAACGCCCTCGACGAGCTGGTCCTGTTCCTCGGCAAGGTCACCGACTCCACCGCCAAGTACCACGCGGTGAAGGCGGCGGCGGTCGGGTTGGGGGTGCGGGGCCACGGGGACGACGAGAGCGAAGCGCGTGCTGCACACGCCCTGACCCGGCTGCTCTCTGTCGGCCAGGAGAAGGGCGAGGTGAGTGACGCGATCACAGTCGAGGACGTCTACCTCCTGGTGAGCACGGCCCCCGTCGACCAGCCCG contains:
- a CDS encoding oxidoreductase encodes the protein MTTKVALVTGASSGIGESTARRLTSLGYTVYGAARRTDRLKELSADGVRALAMDVTDDGSMAAGVQRIIGETGRIDVLVNNAGYGSYGAIEDVDIEEGRRQFEVNVFGAMRLAQLVLPYMRAQRSGTIVNITSMGGKLHTPLGGWYHGTKFALEALSDCLRMEVAPFGIDVVVIEPGGIATEWGGIAADHLDKTGGSGAYATQSAAVATSLRSEGNANRNSPPSVIADAIAKAVTARRPKTRYAVGFGAKPLIAARGLLTDRQYDALIARATGLPRS
- a CDS encoding TetR/AcrR family transcriptional regulator, whose amino-acid sequence is MSQTSSARAPRADAVRNRLKILTAAQEEITERGPEVGMVEIARAAGVAVGTLYRHFPTKADLVAAVMSLYVADVAEDATASLARVEAGENALDELVLFLGKVTDSTAKYHAVKAAAVGLGVRGHGDDESEARAAHALTRLLSVGQEKGEVSDAITVEDVYLLVSTAPVDQPVHVRNRWLALVTAGLAGEPKRRTSD